One genomic region from Natranaerobius trueperi encodes:
- a CDS encoding complex I subunit 5 family protein: MAWQSHLPIIAVLIGILVSFVLPGFNLWKKDLKEKVTFSALAIMFIISIIMLVEILYNGPFMYEVGSWQAPWGIELNIDYLAVYMTTIITGIALLVFIFASRDLPYELAENALTLYYPLFLLLIASMIGMVVTNDLFNIFVMLEITLITSVAIIAIKENKDTIEASIKYLILNALGSAAILMGIALIYMITGYLNMTFIAEELAANYYKYPSVIMAVVALFLVGFGVKSALFPMYVWLPDAHGSAPSPSSAVLSGLVVKVYIVALVRFYFMVLPSDVLVFMPVNEILLVLGSLGMIFGSMFAIIQEDIKKMLAYSSVGQIGYIFLGIGFLSVTGLQGGLFHILTHAINKSMLFLIAGAIIYATGIRKISDLKGMGLRYPTIMISFTLGALAMVGIPGTNGFISKWYLASGALDSGNAFFVLIILISSMLNGVYYLPIVVNSFFGEFKGCKVFSKQCKKLPWQLTLPITVLSFLVVFIGLFPTLPLDLVEQASEILLSDL; this comes from the coding sequence GTGGCATGGCAGTCTCATCTACCAATTATTGCTGTATTAATTGGTATATTGGTATCTTTTGTTTTACCTGGTTTTAATCTTTGGAAAAAAGACCTGAAAGAGAAGGTTACTTTCTCAGCATTAGCAATAATGTTTATTATAAGTATAATTATGCTTGTAGAAATATTATATAATGGACCTTTTATGTATGAAGTAGGTTCATGGCAAGCTCCTTGGGGAATTGAACTAAATATAGATTATCTGGCTGTATATATGACTACAATTATAACTGGAATAGCTTTGTTAGTCTTTATTTTTGCTTCTCGAGATTTACCTTACGAATTAGCAGAAAATGCCCTTACTTTATATTATCCTTTATTCTTACTTTTGATTGCGTCTATGATCGGTATGGTTGTTACGAATGACTTATTTAATATATTTGTTATGCTTGAAATAACGTTAATAACTTCAGTTGCTATTATAGCAATTAAAGAGAATAAAGATACAATTGAAGCAAGTATTAAGTATTTAATTTTGAATGCTTTAGGATCAGCTGCGATTTTAATGGGCATTGCACTGATTTATATGATAACAGGTTATTTAAATATGACTTTTATAGCAGAGGAATTAGCTGCTAATTATTATAAATATCCAAGCGTAATAATGGCTGTTGTAGCTTTGTTTTTAGTTGGTTTTGGAGTAAAGAGTGCATTATTTCCTATGTATGTATGGCTTCCTGATGCACATGGATCTGCACCTTCTCCTTCAAGTGCAGTTCTTAGTGGTTTAGTTGTTAAAGTATATATAGTTGCTTTAGTTCGTTTTTATTTTATGGTTTTACCATCCGATGTATTAGTTTTTATGCCTGTTAATGAAATACTATTAGTATTAGGTTCTTTAGGAATGATCTTTGGTTCTATGTTTGCTATAATACAAGAGGATATAAAAAAAATGTTAGCCTATTCTTCTGTAGGTCAAATAGGTTATATTTTTCTGGGAATTGGTTTTTTGAGTGTTACTGGATTACAAGGCGGATTATTTCATATTCTGACTCATGCCATTAATAAATCGATGTTATTTTTAATAGCAGGAGCAATAATTTATGCAACGGGTATAAGAAAAATTTCTGATTTAAAGGGAATGGGTTTAAGATATCCTACTATAATGATAAGTTTTACTTTAGGTGCTTTAGCAATGGTTGGAATCCCTGGAACAAACGGATTTATAAGTAAATGGTATTTAGCTTCAGGAGCTCTAGATTCGGGTAATGCTTTTTTTGTTCTCATTATTTTAATTAGTAGTATGTTAAACGGTGTGTATTATTTACCGATTGTTGTAAATTCTTTTTTTGGTGAATTCAAAGGTTGTAAAGTTTTCTCAAAGCAATGTAAAAAGCTACCTTGGCAACTAACACTTCCAATAACTGTTTTAAGCTTTTTAGTAGTATTTATTGGATTATTCCCAACTCTACCACTTGATTTAGTGGAACAAGCATCAGAAATATTGTTAAGTGATTTGTAG
- a CDS encoding complex I subunit 5 family protein gives MIDTEENIIKSIIPMLIVLIPLIGSFGVLVLGRFSEKIRDISSVLLSFTPLMLAVRLYPLIQQGVLEYRLDWFLDIGIIFRVDQFSYLFIVLISLIWFLATLYATNYISYEHNRTRFYFFWIVTYASTLGVFATGDLFGLFLFFEAMSITSYVLVIHEEDQDAMRAGNLFLFLGIGGGLFILFGLFILYFRVETLEIIPILGDLSASDVNIPIVALLFIIGFGIKAGMVPLHIWLPKAHPVAPTPASAILSGLMIKTGVYGMWRVFLMIMGPTNTEELEFYFNNVANWGMGLFWIGIVTMFLGALMALLQTSAKKMLAYSSVSQIGFVILSLGSAIYLGDEGIYGFAGGLFHIINHALFKACLFLIVGAIFIKTHLLDINRVRGMFKQMPYMGVSFIIAALGIAGIPLFNGYASKTMVHKALTDVYYLHPNIAMFIADKIFVLTSALTLSYFIKLFRGLFLGPLPDEWKSTDISVAPIIKVIITVFLIFIVAIGVFPNVVLETFIIPAFETFPYETEMVQEQLQGINLFTTKDLSKTLIVVLIAVAITVTGEKLNSFNYQPPKWLSIEALIYKPFISGFLSTIERLGTTFDVSVSDFYESTGAGSLQLCRKIGELDKNLTNAYDKSSKGAKNIAEKTSRLDETFDEMYDSSGGKARELCEKARNLDRKLSDGDNKLVKKFRLVSIRGTKENVNHEFEQELERAYLRSGRVSHYAKRRKKNTSFLSKLNFDPSKINIKNLNFDSFIIALMLGLLLLILVFYNQIFR, from the coding sequence ATGATTGATACGGAAGAAAATATTATAAAATCGATAATTCCAATGCTAATAGTTTTAATACCTCTAATTGGATCATTTGGTGTGTTAGTATTAGGTAGATTTTCTGAAAAAATTAGAGATATTTCTTCAGTTCTTTTATCTTTTACTCCACTAATGCTAGCAGTTAGACTTTATCCACTTATTCAACAAGGAGTATTAGAATACAGATTAGATTGGTTTTTAGATATTGGGATAATTTTTAGAGTTGATCAATTTAGTTATTTATTTATAGTATTAATTTCTTTAATTTGGTTTTTAGCTACTTTATACGCTACTAACTATATAAGTTATGAACATAACCGGACTAGGTTTTACTTTTTTTGGATTGTCACTTATGCTTCTACTTTGGGTGTTTTTGCTACTGGTGATCTTTTTGGTCTTTTTTTATTTTTTGAAGCAATGAGTATAACGAGTTATGTTTTAGTTATTCATGAAGAAGACCAGGATGCTATGAGAGCAGGTAATTTATTCTTATTTTTGGGTATCGGTGGCGGGCTTTTTATTTTGTTCGGATTATTCATTTTATACTTTAGGGTAGAAACCTTAGAGATTATACCAATACTTGGAGATCTTAGTGCTTCAGATGTGAACATTCCTATAGTCGCATTGCTATTTATAATAGGTTTTGGTATTAAAGCAGGAATGGTACCCCTTCATATCTGGTTACCAAAGGCTCATCCTGTTGCACCGACTCCCGCTAGTGCTATTTTATCAGGGTTAATGATAAAAACCGGTGTTTATGGTATGTGGCGTGTATTCTTAATGATAATGGGGCCAACTAATACTGAAGAGTTAGAATTTTATTTTAATAATGTAGCTAATTGGGGTATGGGTTTATTTTGGATTGGAATAGTTACTATGTTTTTAGGAGCATTAATGGCGTTATTACAAACTAGTGCTAAAAAAATGTTAGCATATAGTAGTGTGAGTCAAATTGGTTTTGTAATATTAAGTTTAGGTAGTGCCATCTATCTTGGTGATGAAGGGATCTATGGATTTGCAGGAGGTCTATTTCATATAATAAATCATGCACTCTTTAAAGCGTGTTTATTTTTGATTGTAGGAGCCATATTCATAAAAACTCATTTACTAGATATTAATCGTGTACGTGGTATGTTTAAACAGATGCCTTATATGGGTGTATCATTTATAATTGCAGCTTTAGGTATAGCAGGGATACCATTATTTAATGGGTATGCAAGTAAAACAATGGTACACAAAGCTCTAACAGATGTGTATTATTTGCACCCTAATATAGCAATGTTTATTGCAGATAAAATCTTTGTTTTGACTAGTGCTTTGACTCTTTCCTACTTTATAAAATTATTTAGAGGACTTTTCCTAGGTCCATTACCAGATGAATGGAAAAGTACTGATATTTCAGTGGCACCAATAATAAAAGTTATTATAACAGTGTTTCTGATCTTTATTGTTGCTATAGGTGTTTTCCCGAATGTAGTACTAGAAACCTTTATAATACCAGCATTTGAAACTTTCCCATATGAAACAGAAATGGTACAAGAACAGCTACAAGGTATTAACTTATTTACAACAAAAGATCTTTCAAAAACTCTCATTGTTGTGTTAATAGCGGTTGCTATAACTGTAACCGGTGAAAAACTTAATTCATTTAACTATCAACCACCAAAATGGTTGAGTATAGAAGCTTTGATTTATAAACCGTTTATTTCAGGGTTCTTATCAACCATAGAACGATTAGGAACAACCTTTGATGTTAGTGTTAGTGATTTTTATGAAAGTACTGGTGCAGGATCCCTTCAACTTTGTAGAAAAATTGGAGAACTAGACAAAAACCTAACAAACGCTTATGATAAGAGTAGTAAAGGTGCTAAAAATATAGCTGAAAAGACTAGCCGTTTAGATGAAACATTTGATGAAATGTATGATTCAAGTGGCGGGAAAGCTAGGGAGTTGTGTGAGAAAGCACGTAATTTAGATAGGAAATTATCTGACGGTGATAACAAATTAGTTAAAAAGTTTAGACTTGTTTCAATCAGAGGAACAAAAGAAAATGTAAACCATGAGTTTGAACAGGAATTAGAAAGAGCTTATTTACGATCAGGACGAGTAAGTCATTATGCTAAACGAAGAAAGAAGAATACTAGCTTTTTAAGTAAGTTAAACTTTGATCCATCTAAAATTAATATTAAAAATTTAAATTTTGATTCTTTTATTATTGCTTTGATGTTAGGATTGTTATTACTAATTTTAGTGTTTTATAATCAAATATTTAGATAA
- a CDS encoding FAD:protein FMN transferase yields the protein MKKTIQKKVGLPLIVILSVILLGGCSEVEEFSDSSLLMDTRVDILVTSESKQEADRAIDAVKSEIQRLENKLSRHEQGSEVDKINDKAGEKPVAVSDETWEVITGAIEIGERMDGKFDITIAPILEAYGFGKDEQKVPNEDELEELLQLVDHNNIELNEQEQTVYLPDSNMKIDLGGVAKGFILDRSVEVLEEYNIYSGLVDGGGDISTTSKKFDDTPWVVGVSHPRKNDHFAEIELQGESIVTSGDYERYFMENDTRYHHIIDPDTGKPSHDVISVTVISDYNFKANIKATGAFNLGLEASLDLFEKEEDLEAVIIDGEGEYHITSGFDETLIRENYQDTNFK from the coding sequence TTGAAAAAAACAATTCAGAAAAAAGTAGGACTACCACTGATAGTAATCTTGAGTGTAATTCTTTTGGGTGGTTGTAGTGAAGTAGAAGAATTTTCTGATAGTAGTCTACTTATGGATACTAGAGTAGATATTTTAGTTACTTCGGAGAGCAAACAAGAAGCTGATAGAGCTATAGATGCAGTAAAAAGTGAAATACAAAGGTTAGAGAATAAACTATCACGTCATGAACAAGGAAGTGAAGTTGATAAAATTAATGATAAAGCTGGTGAAAAACCAGTAGCTGTTTCAGACGAAACTTGGGAAGTTATTACAGGTGCTATAGAAATTGGAGAAAGAATGGATGGTAAATTTGATATAACTATTGCTCCAATCTTAGAGGCTTATGGTTTTGGAAAGGATGAACAAAAGGTTCCAAATGAAGACGAATTAGAAGAGTTACTTCAACTTGTAGATCACAATAATATTGAACTGAATGAACAAGAGCAAACTGTCTACCTTCCGGATTCTAATATGAAGATTGACTTAGGTGGTGTTGCAAAAGGTTTTATACTAGATAGATCTGTAGAGGTATTAGAAGAATATAATATTTATTCAGGTTTGGTAGATGGAGGTGGAGATATTAGTACAACTTCTAAGAAGTTTGACGATACACCATGGGTTGTAGGTGTTAGTCATCCAAGGAAGAATGATCATTTTGCCGAAATAGAGTTACAAGGAGAATCTATAGTAACATCTGGTGATTATGAGCGTTACTTTATGGAGAATGATACAAGATATCATCATATAATTGACCCTGATACGGGTAAACCTTCTCATGATGTAATAAGTGTTACAGTGATTTCAGACTATAATTTCAAGGCAAATATTAAGGCTACAGGTGCATTTAATTTAGGTTTGGAAGCTTCTTTAGATTTATTTGAAAAGGAGGAAGATTTAGAAGCTGTAATAATAGACGGCGAAGGTGAATACCATATAACTTCTGGGTTTGACGAAACATTAATTAGAGAAAATTATCAAGATACTAATTTTAAATAA
- a CDS encoding Gx transporter family protein, producing MNRVNTNLTKTIYLGLLVTFGLILHLIEQGMPNPFPIPGAKLGLANIITLIALVLYGVKNAMFVVVLRVFLGSLLGGTLMGFAFFLSMSGAVVSLIFMAFGISLKKIGFLSLIGVSLLGATFHNITQLVMASLLMEQIGILFMYLPYLLIFAIPTGFFTGLVATLIVNVVNTNLQHITNI from the coding sequence ATGAACAGAGTAAATACTAATTTAACAAAAACGATTTATTTAGGGTTACTTGTGACTTTTGGTTTAATATTACACCTTATTGAACAAGGAATGCCTAATCCATTTCCTATTCCAGGTGCTAAATTAGGTTTAGCAAATATAATTACTTTAATTGCACTTGTTTTATATGGGGTTAAAAATGCTATGTTTGTAGTAGTTTTAAGGGTTTTTTTAGGTAGTTTACTTGGTGGAACACTTATGGGTTTTGCATTCTTTCTTAGTATGTCTGGGGCTGTAGTTAGCCTGATTTTTATGGCTTTTGGGATAAGCTTAAAAAAAATAGGTTTTCTGAGCTTAATAGGTGTTAGTTTATTAGGTGCAACTTTTCATAATATTACACAATTAGTGATGGCAAGCCTATTAATGGAACAAATAGGTATTCTATTTATGTATCTACCATATTTACTAATATTCGCTATACCAACTGGTTTTTTTACTGGACTAGTGGCAACTTTAATAGTGAATGTAGTTAATACAAATCTTCAGCACATTACAAATATATAA
- a CDS encoding DUF4321 domain-containing protein — translation MAKQRNSGTSFLILLIVFAVGGILGNLIGEFFGDYLPLLNMSREVGLSSPLELDLNFIYLQFGLLVRLNLAGVLGLLLAIWLFRRL, via the coding sequence TTGGCTAAACAACGTAATTCGGGGACAAGCTTTTTAATATTGTTAATAGTTTTTGCTGTGGGAGGAATTTTAGGAAATTTAATTGGTGAATTTTTTGGTGACTATTTGCCATTGTTGAATATGTCACGAGAAGTTGGTTTATCCTCACCTTTAGAATTGGATTTGAATTTTATTTACTTGCAGTTTGGGTTATTAGTGCGCTTAAACTTAGCTGGCGTATTAGGTTTATTGTTAGCAATTTGGTTATTTAGAAGATTGTAA
- a CDS encoding Maf family protein yields the protein MTKLYLASSSPRRKELLNQIGLDFKVKPSNIDENRFYQLPLERRPVELAKDKAYTLACELTDGLVIGADTTVIFGNKPLDKPRTETEAKEMLSTLSGNRHRVITGVAVVNVSDRITLTDRGITDVWFRKLKSFEIDGYVATGESMDKAGAYGIQGYGSLFVDKIHGCYYNVVGLPLSVLIKMLEAFGVQVLK from the coding sequence ATGACGAAACTTTACCTTGCTTCATCGTCACCACGAAGGAAAGAATTATTAAATCAAATTGGCTTAGATTTTAAAGTTAAGCCTAGTAATATTGATGAAAACAGGTTCTATCAGCTCCCACTAGAAAGACGACCAGTTGAACTTGCTAAAGATAAGGCTTATACATTAGCGTGTGAGCTAACAGATGGTCTTGTAATAGGGGCAGATACAACTGTGATCTTTGGTAATAAACCTCTAGATAAACCACGTACTGAAACAGAAGCAAAAGAAATGTTATCTACGTTAAGTGGTAACCGTCATAGAGTTATTACTGGAGTTGCTGTAGTAAATGTAAGTGATCGTATAACTCTTACTGATAGAGGAATAACAGATGTGTGGTTTAGGAAGTTAAAATCATTTGAAATTGATGGTTATGTTGCTACAGGTGAATCTATGGACAAAGCAGGTGCATATGGAATCCAAGGTTATGGCTCACTGTTTGTAGATAAAATTCATGGATGTTATTACAATGTAGTAGGACTTCCGCTGTCTGTATTAATTAAAATGTTAGAAGCTTTTGGTGTACAGGTACTTAAGTAA
- the radC gene encoding RadC family protein produces the protein MKKTEYRKIKSLPSWDRPREKLLKLGPNTLSESELLAIILETGTRNTSALELANEILTRFKSINHLFKVSIEELCTVQGVGVAKAVKIKAALELADKCLTRKLLATSKIEGPEDVYHLLKFRLQNENRECFVVVLVNTKNHLLKVETISVGSLDATIVHPREVFRLAVQMSSSGVILVHNHPSGDPEPSKNDIELTDKLLDAGKLLGIRVLDHVIVGHRGFFSFSNEQLL, from the coding sequence TTGAAAAAAACAGAATACAGGAAAATCAAATCACTGCCTTCTTGGGATCGTCCTAGAGAGAAATTATTAAAGTTAGGTCCTAATACTCTTTCTGAAAGTGAATTGCTTGCTATTATATTAGAAACTGGTACTAGAAATACATCTGCACTTGAACTAGCTAACGAAATCTTAACAAGATTTAAAAGTATAAATCATCTTTTTAAAGTTTCTATAGAGGAACTTTGTACTGTTCAGGGAGTTGGAGTAGCTAAAGCAGTTAAGATAAAGGCGGCTTTAGAGTTAGCAGATAAATGTTTAACTCGTAAATTATTAGCGACATCTAAAATAGAAGGACCAGAAGATGTCTACCATCTTTTAAAATTTAGGTTACAAAACGAAAATAGAGAATGTTTTGTTGTCGTACTAGTTAATACAAAAAATCATTTACTTAAAGTTGAGACTATTTCTGTTGGAAGCCTTGATGCTACCATCGTTCACCCAAGAGAAGTTTTTCGTCTAGCAGTACAAATGTCTAGTTCTGGGGTGATCTTAGTGCATAATCACCCTAGTGGAGATCCAGAACCTAGTAAAAATGATATAGAATTAACTGACAAATTGCTAGATGCCGGAAAACTACTAGGAATAAGAGTTCTTGATCATGTTATAGTAGGGCACCGTGGTTTTTTTAGCTTTTCAAATGAACAATTGTTATGA
- a CDS encoding rod shape-determining protein, with the protein MKFVANYFSKDIGIDLGTANTLVYVKGRDIVLREPSVVAIRKDNGEILAVGSEAKKMIGRTPGNIVAIRPMKDGVIADFDVTQTMLRHFITKAYRRKSVFRPRVMVCVPSGVTEVEKRAVLDATNQAGAREAHLIEEPMAAAIGAGLPVEEPTGSMIVDVGGGTTEVAIISLGGVVTSESLRIGGDELDDSIVQYIKKQYNLMIGARTAEEIKTNIGSAYLEENTHLEIRGRDLVTGLPKPQTITAEEIASALYEPISNIVETVKLTLEKTPPELSSDVMDRGIVLTGGGSLLHGLDKLVAQETGMPVVIAESSLDCVVMGTGKALNQIDLLKRVSLTSKKIS; encoded by the coding sequence ATGAAATTTGTTGCTAACTATTTTTCAAAAGATATCGGTATTGATTTAGGAACCGCTAATACTTTAGTTTATGTAAAAGGTAGAGATATAGTATTGCGTGAACCATCGGTTGTTGCAATTAGAAAAGATAATGGTGAAATACTAGCTGTTGGTTCTGAAGCAAAAAAAATGATTGGTAGAACACCTGGGAATATAGTAGCAATTAGACCCATGAAAGATGGTGTGATTGCAGACTTTGATGTTACTCAAACTATGCTTAGACACTTTATTACAAAAGCTTATAGACGTAAGTCAGTATTTAGACCACGAGTTATGGTTTGTGTACCATCTGGAGTCACCGAAGTAGAAAAAAGAGCTGTTCTTGACGCAACAAACCAAGCAGGTGCGAGAGAAGCTCATTTAATCGAAGAACCTATGGCAGCAGCAATTGGAGCTGGTTTACCAGTGGAAGAGCCGACAGGGAGTATGATTGTTGATGTAGGAGGAGGTACTACCGAAGTTGCCATTATTTCTTTAGGTGGAGTGGTAACTAGTGAATCTCTTAGGATAGGTGGAGATGAGTTAGATGATTCTATAGTCCAATATATTAAAAAACAATATAATTTAATGATTGGAGCTAGAACAGCTGAAGAAATTAAAACCAACATAGGAAGTGCATATTTGGAAGAAAATACTCATTTAGAAATCAGAGGTAGAGATCTTGTGACAGGCTTACCAAAGCCTCAAACGATTACTGCTGAGGAAATAGCTTCAGCTTTATATGAACCAATATCTAATATTGTTGAGACAGTTAAATTAACATTAGAAAAAACCCCACCTGAGCTATCTTCTGACGTTATGGACAGAGGTATTGTATTAACTGGTGGTGGTAGCTTATTACATGGATTAGATAAACTTGTTGCACAAGAAACTGGAATGCCAGTTGTTATTGCTGAAAGTTCACTTGATTGTGTAGTTATGGGGACAGGTAAGGCGCTAAACCAAATCGATCTTTTAAAAAGAGTTTCACTCACTTCAAAAAAAATTAGTTAG
- the mreC gene encoding rod shape-determining protein MreC has translation MFAPFKKYKKAIGLFVVILLLLTMIGWTSDSRKEITFVEEVIIGLTSPFQSAVSSVGGRFGAVYTFITDIQGLNKENKELKKQLTRYEGLKIEVDELKNENQRLREMLDFKEREEYELEPAKVIGRSQDTWNSTILLNRGKNHGIEKNMPVVTDEGLVGKTISVSSNASKVLLLVDPDSAVSSLVQQTRVMGIVEGKGARSTQLQMVNVPKDADISEGSKVLSSGLGPVFPKGLVIGEIEVIEEEMTGFTDKAVIDPAVNFDRLEEVFIVLDGKKSLDIDKYEEKLDNLEPTEEENDVESSNQEDGIADD, from the coding sequence TTGTTTGCTCCGTTTAAGAAATATAAAAAAGCTATTGGCTTGTTTGTTGTAATACTTTTATTATTAACAATGATAGGATGGACAAGTGATAGTCGAAAAGAAATCACTTTTGTAGAAGAGGTGATAATAGGACTAACGAGTCCATTTCAATCTGCAGTTAGTAGTGTAGGCGGCCGTTTTGGAGCTGTCTACACATTTATAACTGATATTCAAGGACTGAATAAAGAAAATAAAGAACTTAAAAAACAACTTACTAGATATGAAGGTCTTAAAATAGAAGTAGATGAGCTAAAAAACGAGAATCAACGATTACGTGAGATGCTTGATTTTAAAGAGCGAGAAGAGTATGAATTAGAACCTGCTAAAGTGATAGGACGTTCACAAGATACTTGGAATAGCACAATCTTACTTAATAGAGGCAAAAATCATGGTATTGAAAAAAATATGCCAGTAGTTACAGATGAGGGATTAGTAGGTAAAACCATTTCGGTTAGTTCTAATGCAAGTAAAGTACTTTTATTGGTTGATCCTGATAGTGCAGTAAGTAGTTTAGTTCAACAAACAAGAGTAATGGGCATTGTAGAGGGAAAAGGGGCAAGATCAACTCAACTACAAATGGTCAATGTCCCAAAAGATGCAGACATTTCTGAAGGAAGTAAAGTTTTATCTTCAGGATTAGGTCCTGTTTTTCCAAAAGGTTTAGTGATTGGTGAAATTGAAGTGATTGAAGAGGAAATGACTGGTTTTACAGATAAAGCAGTAATAGATCCGGCTGTTAATTTTGATAGATTAGAAGAAGTTTTTATAGTACTTGATGGGAAAAAAAGTTTAGATATAGATAAATACGAAGAAAAATTAGATAATCTAGAACCCACTGAAGAAGAAAACGATGTTGAATCTTCTAACCAGGAAGATGGGATTGCAGATGATTAA
- the mreD gene encoding rod shape-determining protein MreD, producing MIKHIYFFLLIVFINVFRLGLGLYLNIPEVALILIFIYASATNRVYGSIMGVTIGLIKDIMIGRAIGIYAITYLLPVYLVGYLMEHKFVSSNRLNMFLVFALGSGLFEMIFWLLNELTFMTEVSILSIFKWQQIINMIIQSVIGVLLYPRLRKIVKKGGYLFKY from the coding sequence ATGATTAAACACATTTACTTTTTTCTTTTAATTGTTTTTATTAATGTTTTTAGACTTGGTCTAGGACTTTATCTAAACATTCCTGAAGTAGCGTTAATCCTAATCTTTATTTATGCTTCTGCAACAAATAGAGTCTATGGAAGTATTATGGGAGTTACAATCGGATTGATTAAGGATATAATGATTGGTAGAGCTATTGGAATATATGCAATAACATATTTACTACCTGTTTATTTGGTGGGCTACTTGATGGAACATAAATTTGTATCGTCTAATAGACTTAATATGTTTTTAGTATTTGCCTTAGGAAGTGGATTGTTCGAAATGATCTTTTGGTTATTGAATGAATTAACTTTCATGACCGAAGTATCTATTTTATCTATTTTTAAATGGCAACAGATTATTAACATGATAATTCAAAGTGTCATAGGGGTTTTATTGTATCCTCGTTTACGAAAGATTGTAAAAAAAGGCGGTTATTTATTTAAATATTAG